In Malus sylvestris chromosome 16, drMalSylv7.2, whole genome shotgun sequence, the following are encoded in one genomic region:
- the LOC126609124 gene encoding photosystem II D2 protein, producing MTIALGKFTKDENDLFDIMDDWLRRDRFVFVGWSGLLLFPCAYFALGGWFTGTTFVTSWYTHGLASSYLEGCNFLTAAVSTPANSLAHSLLLLWGPEAQGDFTRWCQLGGLWTFVALHGAFGLIGFMLRQFELARSVQLRPYNAIAFSGPIAVFVSVFLIYPLGQSGWFFAPSFGVAAIFRFILFFQGFHNWTLNPFHMMGVAGVLGAALLCAIHGATVENTLFEDGDGANTFRAFNPTQAEETYSMVTANRFWSQIFGVAFSNKRWLHFFMLFVPVTGLWMSALGVVGLALNLRAYDFVSQEIRAAEDPEFETFYTKNILLNEGIRAWMAAQDQPHENLIFPEEVLPRGNAL from the coding sequence ATGACTATAGCCCTTGGTAAATTTACCAAAGACgaaaatgatttatttgatatTATGGATGACTGGTTACGGAGGGACCGCTTCGTTTTTGTAGGTTGGTCTGGCCTATTACTCTTTCCTTGTGCCTATTTCGCTTTAGGGGGTTGGTTCACAGGTACAACCTTTGTAACTTCATGGTATACCCATGGATTAGCAAGTTCCTATTTGGAAGGCTGTAACTTCTTAACCGCGGCAGTTTCCACTCCGGCTAATAGTTTAGCGCACTCGTTGTTGTTACTATGGGGTCCTGAAGCACAAGGAGATTTTACTCGTTGGTGTCAATTAGGCGGTCTATGGACTTTTGTTGCTCTACATGGCGCTTTCGGACTAATAGGTTTTATGTTACGTCAATTTGAGCTTGCTCGATCTGTTCAATTGCGACCTTATAATGCAATCGCATTCTCCGGTCCAATTGCTGTTTTTGTTTCTGTATTCCTAATTTATCCGTTAGGTCAGTCTGGTTGGTTCTTTGCGCCCAGTTTTGGTGTAGCAGCTATATTTCGATTCATCCTCTTTTTCCAGGGGTTTCATAATTGGACATTGAACCCATTTCATATGATGGGAGTTGCTGGGGTGTTGGGCGCTGCTCTGTTATGCGCTATTCATGGTGCTACCGTAGAAAATACTTTATTTGAAGATGGTGATGGTGCAAATACATTCCGTGCTTTTAACCCAACTCAAGCTGAAGAAACTTATTCAATGGTCACCGCTAACCGTTTTTGGTCCCAAATCTTTGGGGTTGCTTTTTCCAATAAACGTTGGTTACATTTCTTTATGTTATTTGTACCAGTAACCGGTTTATGGATGAGTGCTCTTGGAGTAGTAGGTCTGGCCCTGAACCTACGTGCCTATGACTTCGTTTCTCAGGAAATCCGTGCAGCGGAAGATCCTGAATTTGAGACTTTCTACACCAAAAATATTCTCTTAAACGAAGGTATTCGTGCTTGGATGGC
- the LOC126608286 gene encoding DNA-directed RNA polymerase subunit beta: MLGGGNEAISTIPGFNQIQFEGFCRFIEQGLTEELYKFPKIEDTDQEIEFQLFVETYQLVEPLIKERDAVYESRTYSSELYVSAGLVWKNSRDMQEQTIFIGNIPLMNSLGTSIVNGIYRIVINQILQSPGIYYRSELDHNGISVYTGIIISDWGGRLELEIDRKARIWARVSRKQKISILVLLSAMGSNLREILENVCYPEIFLSFLNDKEKKKIGSKENAILEFYQQFACVGGDPVVSESLCKELQKKFFQQRCELGRVGRRNMNRRLNLDIPQNNIFLLPRDILAAADHLIGMKFGMGTLDDMNHLKNKRIRSVADLLQDQFGLALVRLENMVRGTICGAIKHKLIPTPQNLVTSTPLTTTYESFFGLHPLSQVLDRTNPLTQIVHGRKSSYLGPGGLTGRTASFRIRDIHPSHYGRICPIDTSEGINVGLIGSLAIHAKIGYWGSLESPFYEISERSKRMLYLSPSKDEYYMVAAGNSLALNRGIQEEQVVPARYRQEFLTIEWEQVHFRSIFPFQYFSIGASLIPFIEHNDANRALMSSNMQRQAVPLSRSEKCIVGTGLERQVALDSGVTAIAEHEGKVIYTDTDKIILSGNGATRNIPLVIYQRSNKNTCMHQKPQVRRGKCIKKGQILADGAATVGGELALGKNVLVAYMPWEGYNSEDAVLISERLVYGDIYTSFHIRKYEIQTHVTSNGPERITNEIPHLEAHLLRNLDKNGIVRLGSWVKTGDILVGKLTPQMAKESSYAPEDRLLRAILGIQVSTSKETCLKLPIGGRGRVIDVRWIQKKGGSSYNPETIRVYISQKREIKVGDKVAGRHGNKGIVSKILSRQDMPYLQDGRPVDMVFNPLGVPSRMNVGQIFECSLGLAGGLLDRHYRIAPFDERYEQEASRKLVFSELYEASKQTANPWVFEPEYPGKSRIFDGRTGDPFEQPVIIGKPYILKLIHQVDDKIHGRSSGHYALVTQQPLRGRAKQGGQRVGEMEVWALEGFGVAHILQEMLTYKSDHIRARQEVLGTTIIGGTIPKPEDAPESFRLLVRELRSLALELNHFLVSEKNFQINRKEA, from the coding sequence atgcttgggGGTGGAAATGAGGCAATATCTACAATACCTGGATTTAATCAGATACAATTTGAAGGGTTTTGTAGGTTCATTGAGCAGGGCTTAACAGAGGAACTTTATAAGTTTCCAAAAATTGAAGATACAGATCaagaaattgaatttcaattatttGTGGAAACATATCAATTGGTAGAACCCTTGATAAAAGAAAGAGATGCTGTATATGAATCACGCACATATTCTTCGGAATTATATGTATCCGCGGGATTAGTTTGGAAAAACAGTAGGGATATGCAAGAACAAACAATTTTTATTGGAAACATTCCTCTAATGAATTCCCTGGGAACTTCTATAGTAAATGGAATATACAGAATTGTAATCAATCAAATATTGCAAAGCCCCGGTATCTATTACCGGTCCGAATTGGACCATAACGGAATTTCCGTCTATACCGGCATCATAATATCAGATTGGGGGGGAAGATTAGAATTAGAGATTGATAGAAAAGCAAGGATATGGGCTCGTGTGAGTAGGAAACAAAAAATATCTATTCTAGTTCTATTATCAGCTATGGGTTCGAATCTAAGAGAAATTCTAGAGAATGTTTGCTACCCTGAAATTTTCTTGTCTTTCCTGAATgataaggagaaaaaaaaaattgggtcaAAAGAAAATGCCATTTTGGAGTTTTATCAACAATTTGCTTGTGTAGGCGGAGATCCGGTAGTTTCTGAATCCTTATGTAAGGAATTACAAAAGAAATTCTTTCAACAAAGATGTGAATTAGGAAGGGTTGGTCGACGAAATATGAACCGAAGGTTGAATCTTGATATACCTCAGAACAATATATTTTTGTTACCGCGAGATATATTGGCAGCTGCGGATCATTTGATTGGAATGAAATTTGGAATGGGTACCCTTGACGATatgaatcatttgaaaaataaacgTATTCGTTCTGTAGCGGATCTCTTACAAGATCAATTCGGATTGGCTCTGGTTCGTTTAGAAAATATGGTTAGAGGGACTATATGCGGAGCAATTAAGCATAAATTGATACCGACTCCTCAGAATTTGGTAACTTCAACTCCATTAACAACCACTTATGAATCTTTTTTCGGATTACACCCATTATCTCAAGTTTTGGATCGAACTAATCCATTGACACAAATAGTTCATGGAAGAAAATCGAGTTATCTGGGCCCTGGAGGATTGACAGGGCGAACTGCTAGCTTTCGTATACGAGATATCCACCCTAGTCACTATGGACGCATTTGCCCCATTGACACGTCTGAAGGAATCAACGTTGGACTTATTGGATCCTTAGCAATTCATGCGAAGATTGGTTATTGGGGGTCTCTAGAAAGTCCGTTTTATGAAATTTCTGAGAGATCAAAAAGGATGCTTTATTTATCACCAAGTAAAGATGAATACTATATGGTAGCGGCAGGAAATTCTTTGGCGTTGAATCGAGGTATTCAGGAAGAACAGGTTGTTCCAGCTCGATACCGTCAAGAATTCCTGACTATTGAATGGGAACAGGTTCATTTTCGAAGTATTTTTCCCTTCCAATATTTTTCTATTGGAGCTTCCCTAATTCCTTTTATCGAGCATAATGATGCGAATCGGGCTTTAATGAGTTCTAATATGCAACGTCAAGCAGTTCCGCTTTCTCGGTCTGAAAAGTGCATTGTTGGAACTGGATTGGAACGCCAAGTGGCTTTAGATTCCGGAGTTACTGCTATAGCCGAACATGAGGGAAAGGTCATTTATACCGATACTGACAAGATCATTTTATCGGGAAATGGGGCTACTCGAAACATTCCATTAGTTATATATCAACGTTCCAACAAAAATACTTGTATGCACCAAAAACCCCAGGTTCGGCGAGGTAAATGTATTAAAAAGGGACAAATTTTAGCAGATGGTGCTGCTACGGTTGGCGGCGAACTCGCTTTGGGAAAAAACGTATTAGTAGCTTATATGCCATGGGAAGGTTACAATTCTGAAGATGCGGTACTCATTAGTGAGCGTCTGGTATATGGAGATATTTATACTTCTTTTCATATACGGAAATATGAAATTCAGACTCATGTGACAAGCAATGGCCCTGAAAGAATCACTAACGAAATACCGCATCTAGAAGCCCATTTACTCCGCAATTTAGACAAAAATGGAATTGTGAGGCTGGGATCTTGGGTAAAGACGGGTGATATTTTAGTAGGCAAATTAACGCCTCAGATGGCGAAAGAATCGTCGTATGCTCCGGAAGATAGATTATTACGAGCCATACTTGGCATTCAGGTATCCACTTCAAAGGAAACTTGTCTAAAATTACCTATAGGTGGTAGAGGTCGAGTTATTGATGTGAGATGGATCCAGAAAAAGGGGGGTTCTAGTTATAATCCAGAAACGATTCGTGTATATATTTCACAAAAACGTGAAATCAAAGTAGGTGATAAAGTCGCTGGAAGACATGGAAATAAGGGCATTGTTTCAAAAATTTTATCTAGACAAGATATGCCTTATTTGCAAGATGGAAGACCTGTTGATATGGTCTTCAACCCATTAGGAGTGCCTTCACGAATGAATGTAGGACAGATATTTGAATGCTCGCTCGGGTTAGCGGGGGGTCTGCTAGATAGACATTATCGAATAGCACCTTTTGATGAGAGATATGAACAAGAGGCTTCGAGAAAACTAGTGTTTTCTGAATTATATGAAGCCAGTAAGCAAACAGCGAATCCATGGGTATTTGAACCTGAGTATCCGGGCAAAAGCAGAATATTTGATGGAAGAACGGGAGATCCTTTTGAACAACCTGTTATAATAGGAAAGCCTTATATCTTGAAATTAATTCATCAAGTTGATGATAAAATACATGGCCGTTCCAGTGGACATTATGCACTTGTTACACAACAACCCCTTAGAGGAAGGGCCAAGCAAGGGGGACAACGGGTAGGAGAAATGGAAGTTTGGGCTCTAGAGGGATTTGGTGTTGCTCATATTTTACAAGAGATGCTTACTTATAAATCTGATCATATTAGAGCTCGCCAAGAAgtacttggtactacaatcatTGGAGGAACAATACCTAAACCCGAGGATGCTCCAGAATCTTTTCGATTGCTCGTTCGAGAACTACGATCTTTGGCTCTGGAACTGAACCATTTCCTTGTATCTGAGAAGAACTTCCAGATTAATAGGAAGGAAGCTTAA
- the LOC126608289 gene encoding DNA-directed RNA polymerase subunit beta', translating into MELAKHFIRTNIEPEWMVLCLLPVLPPELRPIIQIDGGKLMSSDINELYRRVIYRNNTLIDLLTTSRSTPGELVMCQEKLVQEAVDTLLDNGIRGQPMRDGHNKVYKSFSDVIEGKEGRFRETLLGKRVDYSGRSVIVVGPSLSLHRCGLPREIAIELFQTFVIRGLIRQHFASNIGVAKSKIREKEPVVWEILQEVMQGHPVLLNRAPTLHRLGIQAFQPILVEGHAICLHPLVCKGFNADFDGDQMAVHVPLSLEAQAEARLLMFSHMNLLSPAIGDPISVPTQDMLIGLYVLTSGNRRGICANRYNPCNRRNYQNKRIDDNNYKYTKEPFFCNSYDAIGAYRQKRINLDSPLWLRWRLDQRVITSRETPIEVHYESLGTYHEIYGHYLIVRSIKKEIICIYVRTTVGHISLYREIEEAIQGFCRAYSYGT; encoded by the coding sequence ATGGAATTGGCTAAGCATTTTATTCGAACAAATATAGAACCAGAATGGATGGTTTTATGTCTATTACCAGTTCTTCCTCCCGAGTTGAGACCGATCATTCAGATAGATGGGGGTAAACTAATGAGCTCAGATATTAATGAACTCTATAGAAGAGTTATTTATCGGAACAATACTCTTATCGATCTCTTAACAACAAGTAGATCTACGCCAGGGGAATTAGTAATGTGTCAGGAGAAATTGGTACAAGAGGCTGTGGATACACTTCTTGATAATGGAATCCGCGGACAACCAATGAGGGACGGTCATAATAAGGTTTACAAGTCGTtttcagatgtaattgaaggaaaAGAGGGAAGATTTCGTGAAACTCTGCTTGGCAAACGGGTCGATTATTCGGGGCGTTCTGTGATTGTCGTaggtccctcactttcattacaTCGATGTGGATTGCCTCGCGAAATAGCAATAGAGCTTTTCCAGACATTTGTAATTCGTGGTTTAATTAGACAACACTTTGCTTCGAATATAGGAGTTGCTAAGAGTAAAATTCGGGAAAAAGAGCCGGTTGTATGGGAAATACTTCAGGAAGTTATGCAAGGGCATCCCGTATTACTGAATAGGGCGCCTACTCTGCATAGATTAGGCATACAGGCGTTCCAACCCATTTTAGTAGAAGGACATGCTATTTGTTTACATCCATTAGTTTGTAAGGGATTCAATGCAGACTTTGATGGTGATCAAATGGCTGTTCATGTACCTTTATCATTGGAGGCTCAAGCGGAGGCCCGTTTACTTATGTTTTCTCATATGAATCTCTTGTCTCCAGCTATTGGGGATCCTATTTCCGTACCAACTCAAGATATGCTTATTGGGCTCTATGTATTAACGAGTGGAAATCGTCGAGGTATTTGTGCAAATAGGTATAATCCATGTAATCGcagaaattatcaaaataaaagaattgaTGATAATAACTATAAGTATACGAAAGAACCTTTTTTTTGTAATTCCTATGATGCAATTGGAGCTTATCGGCAGAAAAGAATCAATTTAGATAGCCCTTTGTGGCTCCGGTGGCGACTAGATCAACGCGTTATTACTTCAAGAGAAACTCCCATCGAAGTTCACTATGAATCTTTGGGTACCTATCATGAGATTTATGGGCACTATCTAATAGTAAGaagtataaaaaaagaaattatttgTATATACGTTCGAACCACAGTTGGTCATATTTCTCTTTATCGAGAAATCGAAGAAGCTATCCAAGGGTTTTGCCGAGCCTACTCATATGGTACCTAA
- the LOC126608300 gene encoding 30S ribosomal protein S7, chloroplastic, giving the protein MSRRGTAEEKTAKSDPIYRNRLVNMLVNRILKHGKKSLAYQIIYRAMKKIQQKTETNPLSVLRQAIRGVTPDIAVKARRVGGSTHQVPIEIGSTQGKALAIRWLLGASRKRPGRNMVFKLSSELVDAANGSGDAIRKKEETHRMAEANRAFAHFR; this is encoded by the coding sequence ATGTCACGCCGAGGTACTGCAGAAGAAAAAACTGCAAAATCCGATCCAATTTATCGTAATCGATTAGTTAACATGTTGGTTAACCGTATTCTGAAACACGGAAAAAAATCATTGGCTTATCAAATTATCTATCGAGCCATGAAAAAGATTCAACAAAAGACAGAAACAAATCCACTATCTGTTTTACGTCAAGCAATACGTGGAGTAACTCCCGATATAGCAGTAAAAGCAAGACGTGTAGGCGGATCGACTCATCAAGTTCCCATTGAAATAGGATCCACACAAGGAAAAGCACTTGCCATTCGTTGGTTATTAGGGGCATCTCGAAAACGTCCAGGTCGAAATATGGTTTTCAAATTAAGTTCCGAATTAGTGGATGCTGCCAACGGGAGTGGCGATGCCATACGCAAAAAGGAAGAGACTCATAGAATGGCAGAGGCAAATAGAGCTTTTGCACATTTTCGTTAA